One Lysinibacillus sp. OF-1 DNA segment encodes these proteins:
- a CDS encoding stage V sporulation protein AD, with translation MVIVFQSKPSLLAGGVVAGPLENRSIFSQYFDSVYDDERWQMKTNEQGHRKMIEEACEFAMKKLGIQNGDIDYLMGGDLVNQMTPTNFAARDLEIPFIGLFSACATSVSSAIIACLLTELGVANFSLAGASSQHNSIERQFRYPINYGAQKPQTAQWTVTAAGYALIGKHREEYPSIEAATIGKSVDYGMDDPFHMGAAMAPAAFQTIQSHLQQRNQKIYHYDLILTGDLGQLGLKLLKGMLVENGVKNEELTLLRDAGAEFYGQDEAFQSGASGAGCSAAVFFSYVIQQMRAGSYKRVLLVATGALLSPLSYQQGETIPCTAHAIEITMK, from the coding sequence ATGGTAATCGTTTTTCAATCGAAACCATCTCTTTTAGCTGGTGGAGTAGTAGCTGGCCCATTGGAGAATCGCAGTATTTTTAGTCAGTATTTTGACTCGGTCTATGATGATGAACGATGGCAGATGAAAACAAATGAACAGGGGCATCGCAAAATGATCGAAGAGGCCTGTGAATTTGCTATGAAAAAATTGGGCATACAAAACGGAGATATTGATTATTTAATGGGTGGGGATTTGGTTAATCAAATGACACCGACCAATTTTGCAGCTAGAGATTTAGAAATCCCCTTTATTGGATTATTTTCGGCTTGTGCAACATCTGTATCCTCTGCCATTATTGCATGCCTATTAACAGAGTTAGGTGTGGCTAATTTTTCATTAGCTGGTGCCTCAAGTCAGCATAATTCCATTGAACGTCAATTTCGTTATCCCATCAATTATGGTGCTCAAAAACCTCAAACTGCACAATGGACTGTGACAGCTGCAGGCTATGCCCTTATTGGAAAGCATCGTGAGGAGTATCCTTCTATAGAAGCAGCAACGATAGGCAAGTCAGTTGACTATGGCATGGATGATCCTTTCCATATGGGTGCAGCGATGGCACCAGCCGCCTTTCAAACGATTCAATCTCACCTACAGCAAAGAAACCAAAAAATTTATCATTATGATTTAATTTTAACGGGTGATTTAGGTCAGCTTGGATTAAAGCTGTTGAAAGGAATGCTTGTGGAAAATGGTGTGAAGAATGAAGAGCTAACGTTATTACGTGATGCAGGTGCCGAATTTTATGGACAGGATGAAGCATTCCAATCTGGTGCAAGTGGAGCAGGCTGTTCGGCGGCTGTTTTTTTTAGTTATGTTATTCAACAAATGCGCGCAGGGAGTTATAAACGAGTATTACTTGTGGCAACAGGGGCATTATTATCGCCGCTATCCTATCAACAAGGCGAGACGATTCCATGTACGGCACATGCGATAGAAATTACAATGAAATGA
- a CDS encoding stage VI sporulation protein F, with protein sequence MHRSFFNSIEQKTGVSMDEIFALANAIQHADFTSEKQVRKIVRRVAKISNRSITQELEDKLVQSIIQDGASLDLDKITRMMK encoded by the coding sequence ATGCATCGCTCGTTTTTTAATTCGATTGAGCAAAAAACAGGTGTATCGATGGATGAAATCTTCGCATTAGCCAATGCCATTCAACATGCGGATTTTACCAGTGAAAAACAAGTAAGAAAAATTGTAAGACGTGTAGCTAAAATTTCTAACAGATCGATTACGCAAGAGTTGGAAGATAAACTTGTACAATCTATTATTCAAGATGGCGCATCACTAGATTTAGATAAAATCACTAGAATGATGAAGTAG
- a CDS encoding YjcZ family sporulation protein, with protein sequence MGYQGWSSQPYGNNVGGWNNSYCGGYSGGGNNYGYGSTFVLIVVLFILLIIVGATYI encoded by the coding sequence ATGGGATATCAAGGCTGGTCCTCACAACCTTATGGAAATAATGTTGGTGGGTGGAACAATAGCTATTGCGGAGGTTACTCTGGAGGCGGCAACAACTATGGCTATGGTTCTACGTTTGTTCTAATTGTTGTCCTATTCATTCTATTAATTATTGTTGGCGCTACTTACATCTAA
- the spoVAE gene encoding stage V sporulation protein AE, giving the protein MTFVFAFIIGGIICVIGQLLMDVGNLTPGHTLSTLVVLGAVLDGMGLYEPLINFAGAGATVPITSFGNSLTHGALAEAEKHGLVGVLTGMFEVTSSGISAAIVFGFIGALIFKPKGNID; this is encoded by the coding sequence ATGACATTTGTATTTGCATTTATTATTGGAGGCATTATTTGCGTCATAGGCCAATTATTAATGGATGTTGGCAATTTAACACCGGGACACACACTAAGTACGTTGGTTGTCCTCGGTGCCGTATTGGATGGTATGGGTTTATATGAGCCACTAATCAATTTTGCTGGAGCAGGAGCTACAGTACCCATTACATCCTTCGGGAATTCATTAACTCATGGGGCATTGGCGGAAGCAGAAAAGCATGGACTTGTTGGCGTATTAACAGGCATGTTCGAAGTAACAAGCTCAGGGATCAGTGCTGCTATCGTATTTGGCTTTATCGGTGCATTAATTTTTAAACCAAAAGGAAATATTGACTAG